The proteins below are encoded in one region of Nitrosomonas ureae:
- the lpdA gene encoding dihydrolipoyl dehydrogenase, translating to MLETFDVAIIGAGPGGYVAAIRCAQLGLNTVCIDEWKNSRGKASLGGTCLNVGCIPSKALLESSENYFKIQHKISAHGISAENVSVNIPAMIARKDKIVTTFTAGITSLFKKNKVKSMHGRGTLLNREESINAWKIKVDNSDATETIEAKHVIVATGSIPRQLSFAPVDNEMILDNAGALALMEVPKRLGVIGAGVIGLEMGSVWRRLGAEVTILEAMPGFLMAADEQIAKEAKSIFAKEPGLQINTGVNIKSVKVSGNSVVVGYGDSNNQEQVMEVDKLIVAIGRIPNTIGLGLEENGLSVDERGFIIVDQNCRTNLTNVYAVGDVVRGPMLAHKASEEGVAVAEMIKHLETNQTSVDEAIDFNTIPWVIYTAPEIAWVGKNEQELRAAGIAYKAGQFPFIANGRARAINETSGFIKILADEKTDRVLGVHMIGPHVSELISEAVMAMKFSASSQDIACIVHAHPSLSEVFHEAALGVDKRTLHI from the coding sequence ATGTTAGAAACATTCGATGTGGCAATTATTGGCGCTGGCCCAGGAGGTTATGTTGCGGCAATTCGTTGTGCGCAGTTGGGCTTAAATACGGTTTGTATTGATGAGTGGAAAAATTCAAGGGGTAAAGCCAGCCTTGGCGGGACCTGCCTGAACGTCGGTTGTATTCCTTCCAAAGCTTTACTGGAATCTTCTGAGAATTATTTCAAGATTCAGCATAAAATTTCAGCACATGGGATTTCTGCAGAAAATGTTTCGGTAAATATTCCGGCCATGATTGCGCGCAAAGACAAAATTGTCACCACGTTTACCGCCGGCATTACTTCACTCTTCAAAAAGAATAAGGTTAAGTCGATGCATGGTAGGGGAACGTTGCTGAATCGGGAAGAATCCATCAATGCTTGGAAAATAAAAGTTGACAATAGCGATGCTACTGAAACAATCGAGGCAAAGCATGTGATTGTAGCGACTGGTTCGATACCACGGCAATTATCTTTTGCGCCAGTCGATAATGAGATGATTCTGGATAATGCCGGTGCTTTAGCTTTGATGGAAGTACCTAAGCGGCTGGGAGTCATTGGCGCAGGGGTGATCGGACTTGAGATGGGTAGCGTATGGCGCCGATTGGGTGCTGAAGTCACTATTCTTGAAGCAATGCCCGGATTTCTGATGGCAGCCGATGAACAAATTGCTAAAGAAGCAAAAAGTATTTTCGCCAAAGAACCTGGTTTGCAAATCAACACCGGTGTCAATATCAAATCGGTTAAGGTATCCGGTAACTCTGTAGTCGTTGGTTATGGTGATTCCAACAATCAGGAACAGGTCATGGAAGTTGACAAACTGATTGTGGCCATTGGTCGCATTCCCAATACTATTGGATTGGGTTTGGAAGAGAATGGTTTGTCAGTAGATGAACGGGGATTTATTATTGTTGATCAGAATTGCCGGACTAATCTGACCAATGTATATGCAGTGGGTGATGTGGTTCGAGGGCCTATGCTGGCGCATAAAGCATCCGAAGAAGGCGTGGCTGTTGCGGAAATGATTAAGCATCTTGAAACAAATCAAACCAGTGTGGATGAGGCAATAGATTTCAATACGATACCCTGGGTTATTTATACGGCGCCCGAAATTGCGTGGGTAGGAAAAAACGAACAGGAATTAAGAGCAGCTGGTATTGCTTATAAGGCTGGCCAATTCCCATTTATTGCGAATGGACGTGCACGTGCCATCAACGAGACCAGTGGATTTATAAAAATTTTGGCTGATGAGAAAACTGATCGTGTGCTGGGTGTGCATATGATTGGTCCGCATGTGTCAGAGCTTATTTCAGAGGCGGTTATGGCGATGAAATTTTCAGCCAGCAGTCAAGATATCGCCTGCATTGTTCATGCTCATCCGTCTTTATCAGAAGTTTTTCATGAAGCTGCACTCGGCGTGGATAAGCGTACTTTGCATATTTAA
- the prmC gene encoding peptide chain release factor N(5)-glutamine methyltransferase: protein MPPPVTISQALAAAYSEIDSIDAILLLRHVLSVNHAFLLTHPDQTLTVQQFEKFSSLVQQRVEGLPVAYLIGERAFFDLTFKVTEAVLIPRPETELLVEWALELIPSQKFCKVLDLGTGSGAIGISIAKHRSQAQVIAVDLSPAAIDVCQRNVEILEVANLNAIRGNWFDELSGEKFDLIVSNPPYVAEDDPHLQQGDLRFEPEMALSAGEHGMACITHIINAAPGYLGKEGWLLLEHGYDQAEACRQLLRDKDFSNICSYPDLAGIMRVSGGQLSSSI, encoded by the coding sequence ATGCCACCACCTGTGACAATTTCGCAAGCATTGGCTGCGGCATACTCTGAAATTGACAGTATTGATGCAATTCTATTGCTACGGCATGTGTTATCCGTGAATCATGCTTTTCTGCTGACTCACCCTGATCAAACGCTGACTGTACAGCAATTCGAGAAATTTTCCAGCTTGGTTCAGCAGCGTGTTGAAGGCTTGCCGGTGGCGTATTTAATCGGGGAACGTGCATTCTTCGATTTAACGTTTAAAGTCACGGAGGCTGTGTTAATTCCTCGTCCTGAAACTGAATTACTGGTTGAGTGGGCACTTGAGCTGATACCGTCTCAAAAATTTTGTAAAGTGCTGGACTTGGGTACAGGCAGCGGTGCGATCGGAATTAGCATTGCCAAGCATCGCTCTCAAGCTCAAGTTATTGCAGTTGATTTGTCTCCGGCTGCTATCGATGTCTGTCAACGCAATGTAGAGATTCTGGAAGTGGCTAATCTAAATGCCATCAGGGGAAATTGGTTTGATGAACTTTCAGGGGAGAAATTTGATCTGATTGTATCAAATCCACCTTATGTGGCTGAGGATGATCCTCACTTGCAACAAGGCGATCTGCGATTTGAACCGGAAATGGCTTTGTCCGCGGGGGAACACGGTATGGCCTGCATTACTCATATTATTAATGCGGCACCTGGTTATCTGGGTAAGGAGGGATGGCTATTACTGGAACACGGTTATGATCAGGCTGAGGCTTGTCGGCAATTGTTACGTGATAAGGATTTTAGTAATATTTGTTCTTATCCGGATTTGGCTGGCATAATGCGGGTAAGTGGCGGTCAACTGAGTTCGTCAATTTAA
- the prfA gene encoding peptide chain release factor 1 has protein sequence MNKNIMDRLTRLSVRLDELNHLLSSESATADLDHYRKLTREHAEIVPIVELYRSYQQFECDVQTAREMHADLDMREFAETEIQTGKEKLIQIESEIQKQLLPKDPNDERNIFLEIRAGTGGDESALFAGNLFRMYSRYAERQRWQVEIISQSLSEIGGYKEIIAKIIGYGAYSKLKFESGGHRVQRVPVTETQGRVHTSTCTVAIMPEADEVSEVVLNPAELRIDTFRASGAGGQHINKTDSAVRVTHLPTGIVVECQDGRSQHKNKAQALSVLAARIHDKQMRAQHAEQAAARKSLVGTGERSERIRTYNFPQGRVTDHRINLTLYKMDQIMDGDIDELCSALMAEHQAELLAASVQE, from the coding sequence ATGAACAAAAATATCATGGACCGGCTCACTCGTCTGAGTGTGCGTTTGGACGAATTAAATCATTTGCTGAGCAGCGAATCTGCAACTGCAGACTTGGATCACTATCGTAAGCTTACGCGTGAGCATGCTGAAATTGTTCCGATTGTTGAGCTTTATCGGTCTTATCAGCAATTCGAGTGTGATGTGCAAACAGCGCGGGAGATGCATGCGGATTTGGATATGCGTGAATTTGCCGAGACTGAAATTCAAACTGGAAAAGAAAAACTGATTCAGATCGAATCGGAAATACAAAAGCAATTACTTCCGAAAGATCCCAATGATGAGCGCAATATTTTTCTGGAAATCCGCGCAGGAACGGGAGGGGATGAATCCGCTCTGTTTGCAGGAAACTTGTTTCGCATGTATTCACGCTATGCAGAAAGACAACGTTGGCAAGTGGAAATTATTTCGCAAAGCTTGTCGGAAATTGGCGGATATAAAGAGATTATCGCTAAAATTATTGGTTACGGCGCTTATTCGAAACTTAAGTTTGAATCAGGTGGTCACCGTGTTCAACGTGTGCCCGTAACTGAAACTCAAGGTCGTGTGCATACCTCTACATGTACCGTGGCTATTATGCCTGAGGCCGATGAAGTGAGTGAAGTGGTTTTGAATCCCGCGGAATTACGTATCGATACCTTTCGTGCTTCCGGTGCGGGCGGTCAGCATATCAATAAAACCGATTCCGCCGTGCGCGTGACTCATCTACCCACCGGGATCGTTGTAGAGTGCCAGGATGGACGTTCGCAGCATAAAAACAAGGCACAGGCATTGAGCGTGTTGGCGGCGCGCATACATGACAAACAAATGCGCGCACAGCACGCGGAACAAGCAGCTGCACGGAAATCATTGGTGGGTACCGGCGAACGCTCGGAACGGATTCGTACCTACAATTTTCCCCAGGGACGGGTGACCGATCATCGTATCAATCTTACTCTCTATAAGATGGATCAAATTATGGATGGGGACATCGATGAGCTTTGTTCGGCGCTCATGGCCGAGCATCAGGCTGAGTTGTTAGCTGCATCAGTACAAGAATAA
- the pdxJ gene encoding pyridoxine 5'-phosphate synthase — MIELGVNIDHVATLRQARGTKYPDPIEAALIAESAGADAITLHLREDRRHIQDRDVEILRNRLTTRMNLESAVTDEMITIALRIKPHDICLVPERREELTTEGGLDVVKHFDQIKRACEKLGEAGIRVSLFINADALQINAAARAGAPVIEIHTGSYADAHSFDAQEKHFLEVQEAVGLGRNLGLKVNAGHGLHYENVQAIAAIPEISELNIGHAIVARAIFVGFKLAVQEMKQLMLESRK, encoded by the coding sequence ATGATTGAACTAGGTGTCAATATTGATCATGTGGCGACATTACGACAAGCACGCGGAACGAAATATCCGGACCCGATTGAAGCGGCATTGATCGCCGAATCTGCCGGGGCTGATGCGATTACTTTACATCTACGCGAAGATCGACGGCATATTCAGGATCGTGATGTGGAAATTTTGCGTAACCGGCTGACGACTAGAATGAATCTGGAAAGTGCAGTGACCGATGAAATGATTACTATCGCGCTTAGAATAAAGCCCCACGACATTTGCTTAGTGCCTGAGAGACGTGAAGAGCTAACAACGGAAGGGGGTCTCGATGTTGTGAAGCATTTCGATCAGATCAAGCGTGCATGTGAGAAACTGGGAGAGGCGGGGATACGTGTTTCATTGTTCATTAATGCTGATGCGCTACAAATTAATGCTGCAGCCCGAGCGGGTGCACCTGTTATCGAAATCCATACCGGCAGCTATGCTGATGCACATTCATTTGACGCGCAGGAAAAGCATTTTCTTGAGGTTCAGGAAGCCGTTGGTCTGGGTCGGAACCTTGGTCTGAAAGTTAATGCCGGACATGGTTTGCATTATGAAAATGTTCAAGCCATTGCAGCCATTCCTGAAATTTCGGAATTGAATATTGGGCATGCAATTGTTGCCAGAGCGATTTTTGTTGGTTTTAAACTTGCTGTACAAGAAATGAAACAACTCATGCTCGAGTCGCGTAAATGA
- the grxD gene encoding Grx4 family monothiol glutaredoxin — MNVEDLIEQQITAHPVVLYMKGTLDQPQCGFSANAVNILKACGVDDIFSVDVLADPEVRQGIKDFSNWPTIPQLYVNGEFIGGSDIVTEMYQSGELQKLFEN, encoded by the coding sequence ATGAACGTTGAAGATTTAATCGAACAGCAAATTACTGCACATCCGGTGGTGCTTTATATGAAAGGTACTTTGGATCAACCGCAATGTGGTTTCTCAGCGAATGCTGTGAATATTCTTAAAGCTTGTGGTGTTGATGACATTTTTTCGGTTGACGTTCTGGCAGATCCGGAAGTCAGACAGGGTATCAAGGATTTTTCCAATTGGCCCACTATTCCCCAACTCTACGTGAATGGTGAGTTTATCGGCGGTTCGGATATCGTAACTGAGATGTATCAATCTGGAGAATTGCAGAAACTGTTCGAAAACTGA
- a CDS encoding adenylyltransferase/cytidyltransferase family protein codes for MIRKLSERLLQGRDLIAAGKFNEADEIVGRLRSENPLSQDVARLWCSLAMRTGRTAEVPAYAAAIYDHVQSDFYKAHWAHVLGTASFILLDLPVSQLHFTTALNHLMALAKSGKIPPQKEKTKPLRSKTNVFSSGEAEKLLWTTCAKLARLDIPAFPFAGTLLGLVRNGCVLDFDKDIDIAVQMQSWDACCAALEQAGWEKVPMRIQYANYRDYVHPELGITLDVCGLQDRGKQIVGGFALPGYPDDYQRVSVFPKFDLIQKDTEYGAVWFPRQPEKILRAFYGDWRTPNPNWDTVVSALNLENFTLLVRCYAYHRLIQHWLLGNLAKAWCYAHQIVLKDPDDVLALRSRQWMEHAMVRLNREMPTWPKNQVQKRIYTRMVADLFHEGHINFLRAARALGTHLTVCVVSDERVMENKGKLPVMKQAERVAVVAACKYVDAVMTETPPGVTPEYMLRNGFDIYTFACASEQERQEKYKLCHMLPAEMIQELSYTPGISTSDLVMRIQEGAGRKHTGAKNGLHISE; via the coding sequence ATGATCCGGAAATTAAGCGAGCGGCTGCTGCAAGGGAGGGATCTGATCGCAGCAGGTAAATTCAATGAGGCGGATGAGATAGTCGGTAGGCTTAGAAGTGAGAATCCATTGTCTCAGGACGTTGCCCGCTTATGGTGTTCTTTGGCGATGCGTACCGGGCGCACGGCTGAAGTACCGGCTTACGCGGCAGCCATTTATGACCATGTGCAGAGTGATTTTTATAAAGCGCATTGGGCGCATGTGCTGGGAACCGCAAGTTTTATTTTGCTGGATCTGCCAGTATCGCAATTACATTTTACAACGGCTTTAAATCATTTAATGGCGCTGGCTAAATCCGGGAAAATACCGCCGCAGAAGGAAAAAACCAAGCCATTACGAAGCAAGACGAATGTTTTTTCCTCCGGTGAAGCGGAAAAATTGTTGTGGACCACCTGCGCGAAACTAGCTCGATTGGATATTCCCGCATTTCCGTTTGCGGGGACTCTGCTGGGTTTAGTGCGCAACGGCTGTGTACTGGATTTTGATAAAGATATCGATATCGCGGTGCAAATGCAATCCTGGGATGCCTGCTGCGCTGCGCTGGAGCAAGCAGGGTGGGAGAAGGTACCGATGCGCATCCAATATGCCAATTATCGTGATTACGTGCATCCGGAATTGGGAATTACGCTGGATGTCTGCGGTTTGCAAGATAGAGGGAAGCAAATTGTGGGGGGTTTTGCTTTGCCTGGCTATCCGGATGACTATCAACGCGTATCGGTTTTTCCAAAATTTGACTTGATTCAGAAAGACACTGAGTATGGGGCTGTTTGGTTTCCACGTCAGCCGGAAAAGATTCTGCGGGCATTTTATGGCGACTGGCGCACGCCCAATCCCAACTGGGATACTGTGGTGTCAGCGCTCAATCTGGAGAATTTTACTTTGCTGGTGCGTTGTTACGCATATCACCGGCTGATACAACATTGGTTGCTGGGAAACCTGGCCAAAGCATGGTGTTATGCACACCAAATTGTATTGAAAGACCCCGATGATGTCCTTGCATTGCGTAGCCGTCAATGGATGGAACATGCGATGGTGCGTTTAAACCGTGAAATGCCGACATGGCCGAAGAATCAAGTACAGAAACGCATCTATACGCGCATGGTAGCTGATTTATTTCACGAGGGGCATATCAACTTTTTACGGGCGGCACGTGCATTGGGCACGCATTTAACGGTCTGTGTGGTGTCTGACGAGCGCGTGATGGAAAACAAAGGAAAATTACCGGTTATGAAGCAGGCGGAACGGGTCGCGGTTGTGGCTGCCTGCAAATATGTCGATGCCGTGATGACGGAAACCCCGCCGGGAGTTACGCCGGAATATATGCTGCGGAACGGTTTCGATATTTACACGTTCGCTTGCGCTTCCGAACAGGAGCGACAGGAGAAATATAAACTATGTCACATGTTGCCGGCCGAGATGATTCAGGAATTATCCTATACCCCCGGTATTTCAACTTCTGATTTAGTCATGCGTATTCAGGAAGGTGCGGGAAGAAAACATACCGGTGCGAAGAATGGGCTGCATATATCAGAATAG
- the nagZ gene encoding beta-N-acetylhexosaminidase, with protein MPLGPVMLDISGTQLSEDEIKRLLHPLTGGVILFTRNYVNHRQLTELTQQIHALRSPHLLIAVDHEGGRVQRFRENFTKLPAMRELGKIWDKQSSRARHLAKQVGFVLAAELNVCGIDFSFTPVLDLDYGKNSVIGDRAFHHEADVVSDLAYNLMLGLKKGGMPAIVKHFPGHGYIQTDSHLEKSIDPRRYTEIEADDLVPFQHMIDSGVAGVMPAHIIYSEIDSKPAGFSRIWLQNILRKELQFEGCIFSDDLSMRGAGDYLESMPSRAQAALDAGCDMILICNNPAGVDEVLHGLRWEMSATSLSRLARLHARNNTGSIIKLRENGEYVQAVREISIIGCESGELPLQ; from the coding sequence GTGCCACTGGGACCAGTGATGCTCGATATTTCCGGAACACAATTATCCGAAGATGAAATCAAGAGGCTCTTACATCCCCTCACAGGGGGCGTCATTCTTTTTACCCGCAATTATGTAAACCATCGTCAATTGACTGAATTGACGCAGCAGATCCATGCGCTACGAAGTCCGCATTTGCTGATTGCGGTTGATCATGAAGGTGGGCGTGTTCAACGTTTTCGGGAAAACTTTACAAAACTCCCTGCAATGCGTGAGTTGGGAAAAATTTGGGATAAGCAATCGAGCCGGGCTCGGCACTTAGCTAAACAGGTTGGTTTCGTGTTGGCGGCTGAGTTAAATGTTTGCGGTATCGATTTCAGTTTTACACCGGTGTTGGATCTGGATTATGGGAAAAATTCTGTAATCGGTGATCGTGCCTTCCATCATGAGGCCGATGTTGTTTCGGACTTGGCGTATAATTTGATGCTCGGACTTAAGAAAGGCGGTATGCCGGCAATAGTAAAGCATTTTCCGGGACACGGTTATATTCAGACTGACTCGCATTTGGAAAAATCAATTGACCCACGTCGATACACTGAGATTGAAGCGGATGATTTAGTTCCATTCCAACACATGATTGATTCGGGAGTGGCTGGGGTAATGCCAGCACATATTATCTACTCAGAAATCGATTCCAAACCTGCCGGATTTTCGAGAATCTGGTTACAAAACATTTTACGTAAGGAATTACAATTCGAGGGTTGTATTTTCAGTGATGATTTAAGTATGCGTGGCGCTGGAGATTATTTGGAATCTATGCCTTCACGTGCGCAAGCTGCGCTCGATGCGGGTTGCGACATGATATTAATCTGCAATAATCCTGCAGGGGTCGACGAAGTTCTACATGGATTGCGTTGGGAAATGTCAGCGACAAGCCTTTCCCGGTTGGCACGTTTGCATGCCAGAAATAATACCGGTTCGATAATAAAATTGCGTGAAAATGGTGAGTATGTACAGGCAGTACGTGAAATCAGCATTATTGGATGTGAAAGTGGTGAGTTGCCGTTACAGTAA
- the hemA gene encoding glutamyl-tRNA reductase, with protein sequence MQLFAFGINHNTAPLDVREQVAFPENTMEHALRDLVGRNPIKEAAIVSTCNRTEVYCCTERPEDAVIWLADFHHLPTRELDPYIYKLPREQAVKHAFRVASGLDSMVLGEPQILGQLKSAVKSAEHAGTLGLLLHKLFQRTFYVAKEVRTSTEIGTSSVSMAAAAARLAERIFGDIAEQRVLFIGAGEMIELCANHFAARNPKKITVANRTTERAEALANRFNAQAITLSELPEQLALHDIVVTCTASPLPILGKGMVERAIKIRKHRPIFIVDLAVPRDVESEVAELDDVFLYYVDDLSEIVKEGLDSRLNAVTQAETIIDSNVVDFMRWFATREMVPTIRALRDQGERYRRHELARATKLLEKGEDPKKVIEALSTGLTNKFLHMPSNALNQAAADEREELVELINRLYQLHRPQ encoded by the coding sequence ATGCAATTATTTGCTTTTGGAATCAATCATAACACCGCGCCACTGGATGTGCGCGAGCAAGTTGCTTTTCCTGAAAATACGATGGAGCATGCATTACGCGATCTGGTTGGGCGTAATCCAATAAAGGAAGCTGCCATCGTTTCCACCTGTAATCGCACTGAAGTATATTGTTGCACCGAAAGACCGGAAGATGCTGTCATATGGCTGGCTGATTTTCATCATTTGCCGACTCGTGAGTTGGATCCCTACATATACAAATTGCCACGCGAACAGGCCGTGAAACATGCATTTCGGGTTGCCAGTGGTTTAGATTCGATGGTATTGGGTGAACCGCAAATACTGGGACAGTTAAAAAGTGCGGTTAAATCTGCAGAACATGCCGGGACACTAGGATTATTATTGCATAAGTTATTTCAGCGCACGTTCTACGTTGCTAAGGAAGTTCGAACCTCGACTGAAATAGGTACTAGTTCTGTATCAATGGCTGCGGCGGCTGCGCGCTTAGCTGAACGAATTTTTGGTGATATTGCCGAGCAGCGGGTTTTGTTTATCGGCGCGGGTGAAATGATCGAATTATGCGCTAATCATTTTGCGGCACGTAATCCCAAAAAGATCACGGTTGCCAATCGGACTACTGAGCGCGCTGAAGCATTAGCTAATCGTTTCAATGCACAGGCTATTACTTTAAGCGAATTGCCCGAGCAATTGGCACTGCACGATATTGTGGTAACTTGTACAGCAAGCCCTTTGCCCATACTGGGTAAAGGCATGGTGGAGCGCGCAATTAAAATACGCAAACATCGACCGATATTTATCGTTGACCTCGCTGTGCCGCGGGATGTTGAGTCCGAAGTTGCAGAACTCGATGATGTTTTTCTATACTATGTCGATGATTTATCCGAGATCGTTAAGGAAGGACTGGATTCACGTCTTAATGCGGTTACACAGGCTGAAACTATCATTGATTCGAATGTGGTCGATTTTATGCGCTGGTTTGCCACGCGTGAAATGGTTCCCACAATTCGCGCGTTGCGAGATCAAGGTGAACGTTATCGTCGGCATGAGTTGGCTAGAGCCACCAAATTGCTTGAAAAAGGTGAAGATCCAAAGAAAGTTATAGAGGCTTTAAGCACTGGTCTAACAAATAAATTCTTGCATATGCCTTCCAATGCTTTAAATCAGGCAGCAGCGGATGAGCGTGAAGAATTGGTCGAATTGATTAATCGACTATATCAACTGCACCGTCCCCAATGA
- the era gene encoding GTPase Era, producing MTLHANFRTGYVAIIGRPNVGKSTLLNKLVKQKISITSKKAQTTRFRINGILTDKQTQFVFVDTPGFQTHYTSGLNAAMNRVVTQSMREVNVILFVLEAMCLDQRDIAVLKILPANVPIILVVNKIDKLADKNRLLPFLGEVAQVVKFSDIIPVSAMYKIQLAELLNTIRNYLPVSEPLYDKDEITDRSERFLAGEFIREKLFRLVGDEIPYSTSVVIDQFKLENHLHKVYATILVDKPNQKAIIIGKKGEKLKQIASQARKDMELLFGEKVYLEVWVKVKGGWADSESVLRNLGYE from the coding sequence TCATGCCAATTTTCGTACTGGTTACGTAGCAATTATTGGTCGCCCCAATGTGGGTAAATCGACTTTGTTGAATAAGCTGGTGAAACAGAAAATCAGCATTACATCAAAGAAAGCGCAAACCACTCGTTTCAGAATTAATGGTATTTTGACAGATAAACAGACACAATTTGTTTTTGTTGATACGCCGGGTTTTCAAACACACTATACCAGTGGCTTAAATGCCGCAATGAATCGAGTGGTGACCCAAAGTATGCGCGAGGTGAATGTTATATTGTTTGTCCTTGAAGCGATGTGCCTTGATCAACGCGATATCGCGGTGCTCAAAATTCTACCCGCGAATGTTCCGATTATTTTAGTGGTCAATAAAATTGATAAATTGGCAGACAAGAATCGACTATTGCCATTTCTGGGTGAAGTAGCTCAAGTAGTTAAATTTTCTGACATCATACCGGTGAGCGCGATGTATAAAATTCAGCTAGCGGAGCTTCTCAATACCATTCGCAACTATTTACCTGTTAGTGAACCTTTATACGATAAGGATGAAATTACAGATCGCAGTGAGCGTTTTCTTGCCGGAGAATTTATTCGTGAAAAATTATTTCGCCTGGTTGGTGATGAGATTCCTTATTCGACCAGTGTTGTGATTGATCAATTTAAGTTGGAAAATCATCTGCACAAAGTGTATGCCACCATCCTGGTTGATAAACCTAATCAAAAAGCAATTATTATTGGAAAGAAAGGTGAGAAGCTTAAACAAATAGCAAGCCAGGCGCGAAAAGACATGGAATTGTTGTTTGGGGAGAAAGTGTATCTGGAAGTTTGGGTTAAAGTTAAAGGTGGTTGGGCTGATAGTGAAAGTGTGCTAAGAAATCTAGGGTATGAATAA
- the acpS gene encoding holo-ACP synthase translates to MIYGIGTDIVESARIAQSLSRFGERFAQRILTDSELQEYQTSSKPILFLASRFAAKEALSKAMGTGLRHPVNLTYITITHNVLGKPFFQFHPELNQLLFDHGITQHHLSISDEVNMVCAFVVLEK, encoded by the coding sequence ATGATCTATGGTATTGGAACCGATATTGTCGAATCAGCAAGGATTGCACAATCGTTGAGTCGTTTCGGCGAGCGCTTTGCGCAGCGTATATTAACCGATAGCGAGTTGCAAGAGTATCAAACGAGTAGTAAGCCAATACTTTTTCTTGCTAGTCGCTTTGCGGCTAAAGAAGCGTTATCCAAAGCGATGGGTACAGGGTTACGGCACCCGGTTAATTTGACATATATCACGATTACTCACAATGTTTTGGGGAAACCATTTTTCCAATTTCACCCTGAACTCAATCAATTACTTTTCGACCATGGAATCACGCAACATCATCTTTCTATTAGCGACGAAGTGAATATGGTTTGTGCTTTTGTCGTATTGGAGAAATAA
- a CDS encoding YqaA family protein, with translation MDEQSSLLALFTSSFLAATLLPGGSEAVLVGVLLAYPDLHWQALILATIGNTLGGMSSYLIGRLLPDEKTLHKKLGGSMRSLEWVRQHGTPILLLSWAPLIGDVLCVAAGWLRANWLWALLFIAVGKFARYWIIATAIN, from the coding sequence ATGGATGAACAATCGAGTCTGCTGGCATTATTCACCAGCAGTTTCCTGGCTGCCACTCTTCTTCCAGGCGGGTCGGAAGCTGTTCTTGTAGGTGTCTTGCTGGCATATCCTGATCTCCACTGGCAAGCGCTTATTTTGGCAACTATCGGCAATACATTGGGCGGGATGAGTTCGTATCTCATTGGCCGGTTACTACCGGATGAAAAAACATTGCATAAAAAATTGGGTGGCAGTATGCGAAGTCTGGAATGGGTACGCCAGCACGGCACCCCTATTCTGCTTTTATCCTGGGCGCCTCTGATCGGTGATGTGTTATGCGTGGCTGCTGGATGGTTACGAGCCAATTGGTTATGGGCGCTATTATTTATTGCAGTGGGTAAGTTTGCCCGTTATTGGATTATTGCCACGGCAATCAATTAG
- a CDS encoding calcium-binding protein: MTVRTEPRPNQGSGAIKFIDGIGFDGIGSAGFDENDLLIIGDELDNILEGGSGHDEIDGGAGNDTITGGAGNGILNGGDGDDIIDGQEGTERLFGGNGNDILLAGGSVPVSLVAPGAGDFDRLNGGAGNDTFGFYGVGNFEIADFTIGEDRLFFDSEVLGITQVSELLPHITNFVDNGDDGFTAEFLGGAAYIELVGVNLNSITADMIVFTL; encoded by the coding sequence ATGACAGTCAGAACAGAACCTCGCCCGAATCAGGGATCGGGAGCTATTAAATTTATTGATGGTATTGGATTCGACGGTATCGGATCTGCCGGATTTGACGAGAACGATTTACTCATTATCGGTGATGAACTGGATAATATTCTGGAAGGCGGATCCGGTCACGATGAAATCGACGGTGGCGCAGGAAACGATACCATCACAGGCGGAGCCGGCAATGGGATTTTGAACGGCGGCGACGGCGACGATATCATAGATGGGCAGGAAGGTACCGAAAGATTATTTGGCGGCAATGGTAACGACATCTTGCTTGCTGGCGGTAGCGTGCCTGTTAGTCTCGTTGCCCCTGGAGCTGGGGATTTTGACAGACTGAATGGCGGAGCGGGTAATGATACGTTTGGTTTTTATGGCGTCGGAAACTTTGAGATTGCTGATTTCACAATCGGTGAAGATCGCTTGTTTTTTGATTCTGAAGTACTTGGAATCACTCAAGTTTCAGAATTACTTCCGCATATCACCAATTTTGTGGATAACGGCGATGATGGGTTTACTGCTGAATTCCTCGGCGGTGCAGCCTACATTGAGCTAGTTGGTGTAAACTTGAACTCAATCACTGCAGACATGATTGTCTTTACACTCTGA